In Arachis hypogaea cultivar Tifrunner chromosome 17, arahy.Tifrunner.gnm2.J5K5, whole genome shotgun sequence, a single window of DNA contains:
- the LOC140181061 gene encoding uncharacterized protein, which yields MGARLISIGRTQELKHVRDSFDKDTVDQLMQDNLEKGNKLRTALDLVDSLQNKLTATEGVGEKLGEKKAALEARLIVLSVEKKQLETKKEDHGLEMFAAGFERVVEQAKLLVPGADLSAMDLCKVVVGDELVDDDDGVEGEGENPNV from the coding sequence ATGGGAGCTCGGCTAATATCCATCGGCCGAACACAAGAGTTGAAGCATGTGAGGGATTCATTTGATAAAGATACGGTTGATCAGTTGATGCAAGATAATTTGGAGAAAGGAAATAAGCTCCGTACTGCTCTGGATTTGGTTGACTCATTGCAAAATAAGCTAACAGCCACCGAAGGTGTTGGGGAAAAACTTGGTGAGAAGAAGGCTGCTTTGGAAGCTCGGTTAATAGTTCTTAGTGTTGAGAAGAAACAGCTTGAGACTAAGAAGGAAGATCATGGGCTTGAGATGTTCGCAGCTGGTTTTGAGAGGGTGGTTGAGCAGGCAAAGCTTCTGGTGCCTGGTGCTGATTTGTCTGCCATGGATCTGTGCAAAGTAGTCGTTGGTGATGAgttggttgatgatgatgatggtgtcgAGGGGGAGGGTGAAAACCCTAATGTTTAG
- the LOC112763882 gene encoding uncharacterized protein, translating to MMFMNKESDPILCRTFPTFLDGAALIWFSNLPEGSISNFDELANQFIKHFAASKIYVHNSDYLSTIKQGPNESLKDYMTRFAEATNEIPNVNLEVHLHALKSGLRSGKFQESIVIAKPKTLAEFREKATTQIEIEEF from the coding sequence ATGATGTTCATGAACAAAGAATCTGACCCAATTTTGTGCCGCACTTTCCCAACCTTTCTGGATGGAGCCGCCCTAATTTGGTTTTCCAACCTCCCTGAAGGTTCCATTTCCAATTTTGATGAGCTGGCCAACCAGTTCATCAAGCATTTTGCCGCATCCAAAATATACGTCCACAATTCTGACTACCTGAGCACTATCAAACAAGGACCGAATGAAAGCCTGAAAGACTACATGACCAGGTTCGCAGAAGCAACCAATGAAATACCCAACGTAAACCTTGAAGTCCACCTCCACGCCCTAAAGAGCGGTCTTCGCTCAGGAAAATTCCAAGAATCCATAGTCATAGCAAAACCAAAGACTCTGGCTGAATTCCGAGAAAAAGCAACAACCCAGATCGAAATTGAGGAATTTTGA
- the LOC112766165 gene encoding PLASTID TRANSCRIPTIONALLY ACTIVE protein 6, chloroplastic: MTTCSALLLRSPPLPLLSSNFQPFATSLSQPTPFSFKPNPTLFFNTSSLLLRSRTNPFLTRADDDGDGGPDDYDMDDEELEEVDNKKDFDIEYEPLVAAAADGDIAMVQSESFVSTQGWDSETVVDYRINEDEFHKICLADCDFFIRKPPDPDNDVYDFREMYVTPPDTDVYSIPKVLAPMPQKYIRCAVSDYGCYNVTEPPIDAPRDPMYKTEREIWKVYLTKHYKNRRQGDPEFVLDFEEIYIIDSKTKSITRAKVVVTNPGGRNRDRKTDLLVIADRGNSFKVINHSEKDDPTTVIEREEWTTSRQEMENHLRKLRDFSISNWF; encoded by the exons ATGACTACCTGCTCCGCCTTACTCCTCCGATCACCACCACTCCCCCTCCTCTCTTCGAACTTCCAACCCTTCGCCACTTCACTCTCCCAACCCACACCATTCTCCTTCAAACCCAATCCCACCCTCTTCTTTAACACTTCTTCTCTCCTCCTCCGTTCAAGAACCAACCCCTTCCTCACTCGTGCCGACGACGACGGAGACGGCGGCCCCGACGACTACGACATGGACGACGAGGAGCTCGAAGAGGTCGATAACAAGAAGGACTTTGACATAGAGTACGAACCCCTGGTCGCCGCCGCCGCCGACGGTGATATTGCAATGGTGCAGAGCGAGAGCTTCGTTTCGACGCAGGGTTGGGACTCCGAGACGGTGGTAGATTACAGAATCAACGAAGATGAGTTCCACAAGATTTGCTTAGCTGACTGCGACTTCTTCATAAGGAAGCCCCCTGACCCTGACAACGATGTCTATGATTTCAGGgag ATGTATGTGACTCCTCCGGATACAGATGTTTATTCAATCCCCAAGGTGCTTGCGCCAATGCCTCAGAAG TACATTAGATGTGCTGTAAGTGATTATGGATGCTACAACGTGACAGAGCCACCTATTGATGCACCTCGAGATCCTATGTATAAAACTGAGAGGGAAATCTGGAAG GTGTACTTGACAAAACACTACAAAAATCGAAGGCAGGGTGACCCAGAGTTTGTGCTGGATTTCGAGGAGATTTACATTATTGATTCTAAAACTAAGTCAATTACGAGAGCTAAAGTTGTG GTAACAAATCCTGGAGGGAGAAATAGAGATAGGAAGACCGACTTGCTTGTTATAGCTGATCGTGGGAACTCCTTTAAGGTTATAAATCAT AGTGAAAAGGATGACCCAACAACTGTCATAGAAAGGGAAGAGTGGACCACTTCCCGGCAAGAAATGGAGAACCATCTTAGAAAGCTAAGAGACTTCAGCATTTCCAATTGGTTCTAG